One window of Bacillus alkalicellulosilyticus genomic DNA carries:
- a CDS encoding YndJ family transporter → MSLAWFLFTFLLALYGVLLILEKKEKIEEIAIGAGLIYLFIGGIWFTLYQYELTFLVDPTVSSLNTVHFLFSSAIVPIFIGMLGRIMVKKSWYSLLVIIDIIGPILIAIGIVVSKPLEIIGVSIFACNIVIYSAYLLMKIRKSKRKSYGNLMLTISSLAFYSISGVSMSYRILKRYFSVTIMDMIPILRITTCVWICSIWVGRMELSV, encoded by the coding sequence TTGTCTCTTGCGTGGTTTTTATTTACTTTCTTACTCGCTTTATATGGGGTGCTTCTCATTTTAGAGAAAAAAGAAAAGATAGAAGAAATCGCAATTGGGGCGGGGTTAATTTACCTTTTCATAGGAGGGATTTGGTTTACCCTTTATCAATATGAGCTAACCTTTCTAGTTGATCCCACTGTTAGTTCTTTAAACACCGTTCATTTTCTTTTTTCCTCTGCTATTGTTCCTATCTTTATAGGAATGCTTGGACGTATCATGGTGAAGAAAAGTTGGTATAGCTTGTTAGTTATCATTGATATCATCGGACCGATTTTGATTGCCATTGGGATTGTTGTCTCTAAACCACTGGAGATTATAGGTGTAAGCATCTTTGCTTGTAATATTGTCATCTATAGCGCCTATCTCCTTATGAAAATAAGAAAAAGCAAGAGAAAGAGTTATGGCAACTTAATGCTAACCATCTCTTCACTTGCTTTTTACAGTATCAGTGGCGTTTCTATGAGTTATCGGATATTGAAGCGATATTTCTCTGTAACCATTATGGATATGATACCTATATTACGGATCACTACATGCGTTTGGATTTGTTCTATTTGGGTTGGTAGGATGGAACTTAGTGTTTAA
- a CDS encoding DNA/RNA non-specific endonuclease yields MSLIDIRIKEILQANSQLEKQRSMITSARGNIKGVSNSLDRKIVARRNIGGRLDEVQRALHDIEQQLKALEKFMNQSMTAYSNNERKLVSLAKKYTLSRKSVKSKNWNAFKGIKVKFSAKKQKIRKSVAKTTKDITAIFRVLSTMYIKAKVKSVYNATINEPYNWNTQSTMLNTQNVKDDMSEYVFSNDYLMDKSQTSFPIDEEEALKRYLSDPTNLERKSFNASSDIERPAPHFEDYRKVLGNPNSKANMHTAGHLSNAVINFWADDVITLVDKEASIGDKALAAGFILVKPAKVVDKALDLNKARRLNNSSSPSNTPSTEPKTQLTDKRSTDVNSAQTSKTNGNNNGAKPYVNNPYNNKGELKPNIKYKSGEYNYSYETDNLGRISKFETDNLQLTKRENRLNHNPNTPGKQPGDHAGHLAGDRFGGSPELDNLVSQASNINLSQYKKLENQWAAALKETPPKQVTVNLEIKYHGNSTRPSSFNVHYEIDGERFIKDLFN; encoded by the coding sequence TTGTCTCTAATTGATATACGAATAAAAGAAATACTTCAAGCCAACAGTCAGCTAGAAAAACAAAGGTCAATGATTACTTCTGCAAGAGGAAATATAAAGGGAGTATCGAATAGTTTAGATAGGAAAATTGTAGCAAGGCGCAACATAGGTGGTCGTCTAGATGAGGTTCAACGTGCTCTTCATGACATCGAACAACAACTAAAGGCTCTTGAGAAGTTTATGAACCAATCGATGACCGCATACTCAAACAACGAAAGAAAACTAGTGAGTCTAGCGAAAAAGTATACACTCTCAAGAAAGTCCGTCAAATCAAAGAATTGGAATGCGTTTAAAGGAATTAAAGTCAAGTTCTCGGCTAAGAAACAAAAGATACGGAAGAGTGTAGCTAAAACCACTAAAGATATTACAGCTATCTTCCGAGTACTTAGCACGATGTACATCAAAGCCAAAGTAAAAAGTGTCTATAATGCAACGATTAATGAACCCTACAATTGGAACACACAATCGACCATGCTGAATACACAAAATGTCAAAGACGACATGTCTGAGTATGTCTTTAGTAATGACTACTTAATGGATAAATCTCAAACCTCCTTTCCAATAGATGAGGAGGAAGCTCTTAAGCGATACCTAAGCGATCCAACCAACTTAGAACGGAAATCATTTAATGCCTCATCTGACATCGAACGACCGGCACCTCATTTTGAGGACTATCGAAAAGTATTGGGCAATCCAAACTCAAAAGCTAATATGCATACAGCCGGTCACCTTTCGAATGCGGTTATTAATTTTTGGGCAGATGATGTCATCACTCTAGTGGACAAAGAAGCCAGCATAGGAGATAAAGCCCTTGCGGCTGGATTTATTTTAGTTAAACCTGCAAAAGTGGTAGATAAAGCTTTAGATTTAAACAAAGCAAGGAGGCTTAATAACTCTAGTAGCCCAAGCAATACTCCATCTACAGAACCTAAAACTCAATTGACTGATAAGCGTAGTACGGATGTAAATAGTGCACAGACTTCAAAAACTAATGGTAATAATAATGGTGCAAAGCCTTATGTTAATAACCCATATAATAATAAAGGAGAGTTGAAACCGAATATAAAATATAAGTCGGGTGAGTACAATTATTCTTATGAGACTGATAATTTGGGAAGGATTAGTAAGTTTGAGACAGATAATTTGCAATTAACAAAAAGAGAAAATAGATTAAATCACAACCCTAATACACCAGGAAAACAACCAGGAGATCACGCAGGGCACTTAGCTGGTGATAGATTTGGTGGTTCACCCGAATTAGATAATTTAGTATCACAAGCTAGCAACATTAATCTAAGTCAGTATAAAAAACTAGAAAACCAATGGGCTGCAGCTTTAAAAGAAACACCACCTAAACAAGTAACAGTAAATTTAGAAATCAAATATCATGGAAATAGTACAAGACCATCATCGTTTAATGTACATTATGAAATAGATGGAGAGCGGTTTATTAAGGATTTATTTAATTAA
- a CDS encoding DUF600 domain-containing protein: MSKNFEDKFSELQADMVAICLEYVENRAEKIFIYCSFEARVISSDFFYCINGKVVRKHKLNDAISNPNDFHYDTSGERQSGVLTILINNIKEMINLCDEYNREMPSEIKLIYSVVNNSLSADYKYDMVYSNHPEKTADDISREWFEEIQSTL, encoded by the coding sequence ATGAGCAAGAACTTTGAGGATAAATTTAGTGAATTACAAGCAGACATGGTTGCCATCTGTTTGGAATATGTTGAAAATAGAGCAGAAAAAATATTTATATACTGCTCTTTTGAAGCGAGAGTTATTTCTAGTGACTTTTTTTATTGTATAAACGGAAAAGTTGTTAGAAAACATAAATTAAATGATGCTATTAGTAATCCAAATGATTTTCATTATGATACTTCTGGTGAACGTCAAAGTGGAGTTCTAACTATCTTAATTAACAACATTAAGGAAATGATTAACCTCTGTGATGAATATAATAGAGAAATGCCATCAGAGATTAAGTTAATTTATAGTGTTGTTAATAATAGTCTGAGTGCAGATTATAAGTATGATATGGTGTATTCTAACCACCCTGAAAAAACAGCAGATGATATTTCCAGGGAATGGTTTGAAGAAATACAATCTACTTTGTAA
- a CDS encoding SMI1/KNR4 family protein codes for MSYEFIKANQENNFYLVTENEIKEVEKELEIKFPKELVTFYIEVGYGFIKGSEFNINRIMDPYSVRDFRLRVNDYEFYPDIEIYDEFENNKLIFFEGSESALMSIELNENTNSAVYYYDIQIATSLEEFLRKIQENDKYYLELLVD; via the coding sequence ATGAGCTATGAATTTATTAAGGCAAACCAAGAAAATAATTTTTATCTAGTGACTGAAAATGAAATAAAAGAAGTTGAGAAGGAACTCGAGATAAAATTTCCTAAGGAGTTAGTTACTTTTTATATAGAGGTCGGCTACGGATTTATTAAGGGTTCAGAGTTTAACATTAATCGTATTATGGACCCATATTCAGTAAGAGATTTCCGATTAAGAGTTAATGACTATGAGTTTTATCCCGACATAGAAATCTATGATGAATTTGAGAATAACAAACTTATATTTTTTGAAGGAAGCGAATCAGCTTTAATGTCAATAGAATTAAACGAAAATACTAATAGTGCAGTTTACTATTATGATATTCAAATTGCGACTTCTCTTGAAGAATTTTTAAGAAAGATACAAGAAAATGATAAATATTACTTGGAGTTACTAGTTGATTAA
- a CDS encoding YndJ family transporter translates to MNNQLFPTIIGGIICFVIFTFDYFQFSLIEKFLVFAFFVILPLIIILIDSNEQTKLQRKIYFFIKVLHFPTAILSLVSLMSNKTWETGNSTISGSLSLAWLLFTFLLALYGVLLILKKKEKIEEIAIGAGLIYFFIGGIWFTLYQYELTFLLVEPTVSSLSAVHFHFSSAIVPIFIGMLGRIMVKKSWYSWLVIIDILGPILIAIGIVVSKPLEIIGVSIFAGNIVIYSAYLLMKIRKSKKKSYGNLMLTISSLAFYSIIVVSISYPILKRYFSITIMDMIPIYGSLHAFGFVLFGLVGWILVFHYQYKRVD, encoded by the coding sequence ATGAACAATCAACTTTTCCCAACTATCATTGGAGGCATCATTTGTTTTGTTATCTTTACATTCGATTATTTCCAATTCAGTTTGATAGAGAAATTTTTAGTGTTTGCGTTTTTTGTGATACTACCACTCATCATCATTTTAATAGATTCCAATGAACAAACAAAGCTACAAAGAAAGATTTATTTCTTCATTAAGGTTCTGCATTTCCCTACAGCCATACTTTCTTTAGTTTCTCTGATGAGCAATAAAACGTGGGAAACAGGAAATAGTACGATTTCAGGGTCATTGTCTCTTGCGTGGCTTTTATTTACTTTCTTACTCGCTTTATATGGAGTGCTTCTCATTTTAAAGAAAAAAGAAAAGATAGAAGAAATCGCAATCGGGGCAGGGTTAATTTATTTTTTCATTGGAGGGATTTGGTTTACCCTTTATCAATATGAACTAACCTTTCTATTAGTTGAGCCTACGGTCAGTTCTTTAAGCGCCGTTCATTTTCATTTTTCCTCTGCTATTGTTCCTATCTTTATCGGAATGCTTGGACGTATAATGGTCAAGAAAAGCTGGTATAGCTGGTTAGTTATCATTGATATCCTCGGACCAATTTTGATCGCGATTGGGATTGTTGTTTCTAAACCACTGGAGATTATAGGTGTAAGCATCTTTGCCGGTAATATTGTCATTTATAGCGCCTATCTCCTTATGAAAATAAGAAAAAGCAAGAAAAAGAGTTACGGTAACTTAATGCTAACTATCTCTTCGCTTGCTTTTTACAGTATTATTGTTGTTTCTATTTCTTATCCGATATTGAAGCGGTATTTCTCGATAACCATTATGGATATGATACCTATCTATGGTTCGCTACATGCGTTTGGGTTTGTGTTATTTGGGTTGGTGGGATGGATTTTGGTATTTCACTATCAATACAAACGTGTTGATTGA
- a CDS encoding HNH endonuclease, translated as MGHKLRVGELQETYLTDEEIWRIFTIVLSSKSVKSSTYKYALVKALIENLYQVNEQYELSYDQLAYSFTKIYWNLIVNHELIHQNAGKSARVVTIIKEEQTKHGIPSDFSFDKIDEAVQLILVKKVKSIMKINVYGALYGDTRGSFYAFDHQREYFKLNPVVYHFMLNYQRLIVNLTNYHMAVMIEALNEVPSINYLLGKVERLAERSSLRPFEKLLLQYFEKTCFYCGKTLSNAKRETHVDHFIPWSFVQSDHIWNLVLSCSHCNSSKSDKLPERGYLEFIINRNNKLVEKKEDPKVVNMMTNYKDKKIILLYDYSIKNGYDTIWTPS; from the coding sequence ATGGGTCATAAACTGAGGGTAGGGGAATTACAAGAAACCTATTTAACTGATGAAGAAATATGGAGGATATTTACGATTGTTTTATCAAGTAAATCTGTTAAATCATCTACATATAAGTACGCTCTAGTTAAAGCACTAATCGAAAACTTATATCAGGTCAACGAGCAATATGAATTATCTTATGACCAGTTGGCTTATTCATTTACTAAAATTTATTGGAATTTAATTGTTAACCATGAGTTAATTCACCAAAATGCAGGGAAAAGTGCAAGAGTTGTTACCATTATCAAAGAAGAGCAAACAAAACATGGTATCCCTTCTGATTTCAGCTTTGATAAGATTGATGAAGCCGTTCAATTAATATTAGTTAAAAAAGTAAAAAGTATAATGAAGATAAATGTCTATGGTGCGCTATATGGAGATACGCGAGGGAGTTTTTATGCGTTCGATCACCAACGAGAGTATTTTAAACTAAATCCTGTTGTATATCATTTTATGCTTAACTATCAAAGGTTAATTGTTAATTTAACAAATTATCATATGGCTGTCATGATAGAGGCTTTAAATGAAGTACCTAGCATTAATTATTTGCTGGGTAAAGTAGAGAGATTAGCTGAGCGCTCGTCATTACGCCCTTTTGAAAAGTTACTACTTCAATATTTTGAAAAAACTTGTTTTTACTGTGGGAAAACATTATCTAATGCCAAAAGGGAGACACATGTTGATCATTTCATCCCATGGTCCTTTGTTCAATCTGATCATATATGGAACCTCGTTTTGTCTTGTAGCCATTGTAATAGTTCAAAGAGTGATAAGTTACCGGAAAGGGGTTATCTTGAGTTTATTATTAACCGGAATAATAAATTAGTCGAAAAAAAAGAAGACCCAAAAGTCGTCAATATGATGACCAACTATAAGGATAAAAAAATTATTCTGCTTTATGATTACTCTATAAAGAACGGTTATGATACTATTTGGACTCCGTCCTAA
- the lexA gene encoding transcriptional repressor LexA, with protein MKLNMEQRRIVELEPNGHMMIKGVAGSGKTTVSVRRISFLHERYCHEESDNILLVTYNKTLLNYIKYQYDKMKEDEQQLELFFKPNGEIAIVTIDSLMFKYFSRYLTRVKKKYEIATIQMENQVMIKAIHQLKDKYPTIKVLSPKYSYFLLDEVTWINACNIFDVETYQNIDRVGRTTGGSGTPQKLTKNSELRAAIFELMETFNHLLEQHGYITFKKMNLLALEEAQQMNHGRYTHIIIDESQDLTKVQLEFLKCIYNDKGHSSIMFVADNTQSIYSHSWLGKGRPYTTIGYDMSGKSRMLTKNYRTTTEISTAAYGLIEHDTNINSNVDFVKPSLIDRHGHAPIYQFFQTSAKQLEFLVDEITVLLNDYKPREICIVAKEKRLIESASEGLESASIPCEILNNSSSNFESEKVKLVTMHSIKGLEFKVIFLIDINEGVMPNDRLYDFDDDDMLDSEERKLLYVGMTRANDLLYISSVRKPSKFIKEISNEHLRMKRNCSLRPFQSIGIQDYQLTNQIIDINAKEEVIRQWLVKELTSTYGYPLELIQLEFAVQQFSKRGYVDIAVSIFIKGEPIPYIFAEIKRFGTGIDGATEQLLSYMEANSSVRYGIVTDGMEVKCIDRQGEILTDLPKCQPHFLPETKDKRIYMNLKNGKKYTYATELDDAENVEISDADSDLFIEYEMKTNVPLIGNVAAGIPITANEQFESTIALPNDWIISPNGTFALTVTGDSMVGAGIDKGDKVIVNRQNTSSNGDIVIAIIDQEATMKKFMLMGDSVLLISENSKYEPIQMKREDVIINGKVIGVLK; from the coding sequence ATGAAACTTAACATGGAACAGAGAAGGATTGTAGAGCTTGAACCTAATGGTCATATGATGATAAAGGGTGTTGCGGGATCTGGAAAAACAACGGTTTCAGTTCGCCGAATTTCGTTTTTGCACGAACGTTATTGCCATGAGGAATCTGATAATATATTACTAGTTACCTATAATAAAACGTTATTGAATTATATCAAGTACCAATATGACAAAATGAAAGAAGATGAGCAACAGCTTGAACTCTTCTTCAAGCCAAATGGTGAGATTGCGATTGTTACGATCGATAGTCTCATGTTTAAATATTTCAGCCGCTATTTAACTAGAGTGAAGAAAAAATATGAAATCGCAACCATTCAAATGGAGAATCAAGTGATGATTAAGGCGATTCATCAGTTGAAAGATAAATACCCTACCATTAAAGTGCTATCGCCAAAATATAGTTATTTTTTACTAGATGAAGTCACGTGGATTAATGCTTGCAACATATTTGATGTAGAAACGTACCAGAATATTGACCGGGTTGGACGTACAACTGGTGGAAGTGGGACACCGCAAAAACTAACGAAAAACTCAGAATTAAGAGCGGCTATATTTGAGTTAATGGAGACCTTTAATCATTTACTTGAACAACATGGCTATATCACGTTTAAAAAGATGAATTTACTAGCTTTAGAAGAGGCGCAGCAAATGAATCATGGGCGCTATACTCATATTATTATTGATGAAAGTCAAGATTTGACGAAGGTTCAGCTTGAGTTTTTAAAGTGTATCTACAATGATAAAGGTCATTCCTCCATTATGTTTGTGGCTGATAATACACAGAGCATTTACTCCCATTCCTGGCTAGGGAAAGGGCGACCTTATACAACGATTGGCTATGACATGAGCGGGAAGTCAAGAATGCTGACGAAAAATTATCGAACAACAACTGAGATTTCCACTGCAGCATATGGATTAATTGAGCACGACACCAATATTAATAGTAATGTTGATTTTGTTAAACCATCGCTAATTGACCGACATGGGCATGCTCCTATCTATCAATTCTTTCAGACGAGTGCTAAACAACTGGAGTTTTTAGTTGATGAAATTACGGTACTACTGAATGATTATAAGCCTCGTGAAATTTGTATTGTCGCCAAAGAAAAACGTCTCATTGAGAGTGCTAGTGAGGGATTAGAGAGTGCTTCAATTCCATGTGAGATTTTAAACAACTCGAGTTCAAACTTTGAATCTGAAAAAGTAAAACTAGTGACGATGCATTCAATTAAGGGATTAGAGTTTAAAGTTATTTTTCTCATTGATATAAATGAAGGGGTTATGCCTAATGACCGCCTTTATGATTTCGATGATGATGACATGCTAGACTCGGAAGAACGGAAATTACTGTATGTAGGGATGACAAGAGCAAATGACCTTCTTTACATATCATCTGTAAGAAAGCCATCGAAGTTTATTAAGGAAATTAGTAATGAGCATCTTAGAATGAAGCGAAATTGTTCGTTAAGACCTTTTCAGTCGATTGGTATTCAGGATTATCAACTAACGAATCAAATTATTGATATTAATGCAAAAGAAGAAGTTATCCGGCAGTGGTTGGTAAAAGAATTGACGAGTACGTATGGCTATCCTTTGGAGTTGATTCAACTGGAGTTTGCTGTGCAGCAATTTTCCAAAAGAGGTTATGTAGATATTGCTGTTAGTATTTTTATCAAGGGCGAACCAATCCCTTATATTTTTGCTGAGATAAAACGGTTTGGGACAGGCATTGATGGGGCAACCGAACAATTACTCTCTTATATGGAAGCTAACTCTTCGGTACGTTATGGGATTGTCACGGATGGAATGGAAGTAAAATGTATCGATCGCCAAGGGGAAATTCTTACTGACCTTCCGAAATGCCAGCCTCATTTTTTACCAGAAACAAAGGATAAACGGATATACATGAATTTAAAAAACGGTAAAAAATACACGTATGCCACAGAGCTAGATGATGCAGAGAACGTTGAAATTAGTGATGCAGACAGTGATTTGTTTATTGAGTATGAAATGAAAACCAATGTACCTCTCATTGGAAATGTGGCTGCAGGTATACCCATTACGGCAAACGAACAATTCGAAAGTACGATAGCCCTACCAAATGATTGGATTATCTCCCCTAACGGAACCTTTGCTTTAACAGTTACAGGAGATAGCATGGTAGGAGCAGGAATTGACAAAGGAGACAAAGTTATCGTCAACAGACAAAACACCTCATCCAATGGAGACATCGTCATTGCCATCATTGACCAAGAAGCAACGATGAAAAAATTCATGCTCATGGGAGACTCCGTCCTACTCATCTCAGAAAATAGTAAATACGAACCGATTCAAATGAAGAGGGAAGATGTCATTATTAATGGTAAGGTAATTGGGGTTTTGAAGTGA
- a CDS encoding AraC family transcriptional regulator — protein sequence MDSLTNMNRAISYIEEHLVHDIDFQEVSRIAQCSEYHFKRMFSFLAGVSLSEYIRRRRLTLAAFDLKDRNEKVIDVAMKYGYHSPDAFTRAFQSLHGVTPTEARQHGHSLKAFPKMTFQLTIKGGTEMNYRIEHKEAFKVVGWKKRVALVPTGTNPDISEMWETISDETYAQIEELSDVKPRGIINVCTNFSDERSQDGELDYFIAAATTKPCPDNLEELEIQQHTWAVFEVEGDWDNVQETWSRIYSEWFPSSTYEHVEGPEILASKANQSEIWMTVRKK from the coding sequence ATGGATTCGCTAACAAATATGAATAGAGCCATAAGTTATATTGAAGAGCATTTAGTACATGATATCGACTTTCAAGAGGTGTCGAGAATCGCGCAATGCTCTGAGTATCATTTTAAACGGATGTTTTCCTTTCTAGCTGGCGTGTCACTTTCAGAATATATTAGACGGCGTCGCTTGACACTTGCGGCTTTTGATTTAAAGGATAGGAATGAAAAGGTGATTGATGTGGCCATGAAATACGGCTATCATTCACCAGATGCCTTTACAAGAGCGTTTCAAAGTCTACATGGAGTGACACCGACAGAGGCACGCCAACATGGCCATTCACTTAAAGCATTTCCTAAGATGACCTTCCAATTGACTATAAAAGGAGGCACGGAAATGAATTACAGAATTGAACATAAGGAAGCATTTAAAGTAGTAGGTTGGAAAAAGAGAGTGGCTTTGGTGCCTACAGGGACGAATCCGGACATATCGGAAATGTGGGAGACCATTAGTGATGAGACCTATGCACAAATTGAAGAACTATCGGATGTGAAACCTAGAGGGATTATTAATGTATGTACCAATTTTTCTGACGAGAGAAGTCAAGATGGAGAGTTGGATTACTTTATTGCAGCGGCCACAACAAAACCATGCCCAGACAATCTTGAGGAACTTGAGATACAGCAACATACATGGGCTGTGTTTGAGGTCGAAGGAGATTGGGATAATGTACAAGAGACTTGGAGTAGAATTTATTCGGAATGGTTCCCTTCCTCTACCTATGAGCATGTAGAGGGGCCTGAGATTCTTGCGAGTAAAGCCAATCAAAGTGAAATCTGGATGACTGTAAGGAAGAAATAG
- a CDS encoding stage III sporulation protein AH, translated as MMEIEEERLAYVEHLIVDIKGHLIERNKQREWETTKLSGDTAYVYYFQMNNATRLFLKEYSHSLFDWIKPELPEDLMFYHHDRCILAVCSHEKFFMVDETLWNSFLSS; from the coding sequence ATGATGGAGATTGAAGAAGAACGTCTTGCCTATGTTGAGCATCTGATAGTTGATATAAAAGGTCACTTAATTGAAAGGAATAAACAACGAGAATGGGAGACCACAAAACTTTCGGGGGATACAGCATACGTTTATTATTTTCAGATGAATAACGCTACAAGGCTATTTTTAAAGGAATATAGTCATTCTCTTTTTGATTGGATTAAACCAGAACTACCAGAAGACTTAATGTTTTATCATCATGATAGATGTATATTGGCTGTATGTTCACACGAAAAGTTCTTTATGGTTGATGAAACTTTGTGGAACAGTTTCTTATCAAGCTAA
- the kapD gene encoding 3'-5' exonuclease KapD: MSMSEHYLFIDFEFSMPEEKKSRTFVQEIIEVGLVSVVNGEVYDTFAAYVKPMVNHVLTERCKSFLHMSQEQVDSGISFEELVMWLDEYQSLGPTTVVTWGNQDMRVLFNNCKRHNIRFPFRKRERDLSIEYKKFFGDRNQTGLWKAIQEYGEEGVGNHHRALDDALTTYEIFKRVEKDKSYMKPSFVSTIGERIDFSSVLQKLA, from the coding sequence ATGTCGATGAGTGAGCACTATTTGTTTATTGATTTTGAATTTTCAATGCCTGAGGAAAAGAAGTCTAGAACTTTTGTCCAAGAGATTATTGAAGTGGGTTTAGTGTCTGTTGTGAATGGTGAAGTGTATGATACGTTTGCTGCATATGTAAAGCCAATGGTGAACCATGTGCTAACCGAGCGTTGCAAAAGCTTTTTACATATGTCGCAAGAACAAGTCGACAGCGGGATTTCCTTTGAAGAGTTGGTGATGTGGCTTGATGAGTATCAATCCCTTGGACCCACTACGGTTGTGACGTGGGGGAATCAAGACATGAGAGTGCTGTTCAATAATTGCAAACGCCATAATATCAGATTCCCATTCCGTAAGAGAGAACGTGATTTATCAATAGAATATAAGAAGTTTTTTGGAGACAGAAACCAAACGGGTCTTTGGAAAGCGATTCAAGAATACGGCGAAGAAGGAGTAGGCAATCATCACCGTGCATTAGATGATGCTTTGACAACCTATGAAATTTTTAAGCGAGTGGAAAAGGATAAATCATACATGAAGCCGTCATTTGTCTCGACAATAGGAGAGCGAATTGACTTTTCTAGTGTATTACAAAAGCTGGCCTGA
- a CDS encoding helix-turn-helix transcriptional regulator: MSERLIRLLRIIILIQANPGITAKQLAERCETTERTIYRDLEVLSAAHIPISNSGYGKGYEYLGNFSIYPTNFTNEEAIAFGLLPKVIEQSSHLLPQSFNTAYEKVMASHHKEKKDFSNTLQNMISIIQLGTPAFGQQANDHLYPVIEAILHQESIEIIYHTQSRNVQTTRKIDPYYLIPRDNQFYLIAFCHGANEMRTFRLSRIKEVNSTGQSYEKQDFDIQDYFNETWSIIKGNQSIPFKIRFHSNVARYIKEEELFVRPKLTDEPDGSLLFEVTLNDDTEFLQWLMKYGPNAEILEPVAYREKMKETLQRWMSIYS, translated from the coding sequence ATGTCCGAGCGTCTCATTCGATTATTACGTATCATCATCCTCATTCAAGCCAATCCAGGAATTACAGCCAAACAGCTAGCGGAAAGATGTGAAACGACCGAGCGAACGATTTATCGAGATTTAGAAGTGTTAAGTGCAGCTCACATTCCGATTTCTAATAGTGGCTACGGGAAAGGCTATGAGTACTTAGGGAACTTTTCGATTTATCCTACAAATTTTACAAATGAAGAAGCGATTGCGTTTGGGTTACTTCCAAAAGTGATAGAGCAAAGCAGTCACTTGCTTCCGCAAAGCTTTAACACAGCCTATGAAAAAGTCATGGCTTCGCATCATAAAGAAAAGAAAGACTTCTCCAATACGTTACAAAACATGATTTCGATTATTCAACTAGGAACACCTGCCTTCGGACAGCAAGCCAATGACCACTTATATCCAGTCATCGAGGCGATTTTACATCAAGAATCAATTGAAATCATATACCATACCCAAAGCAGAAATGTACAAACAACAAGAAAGATTGACCCGTACTATCTGATTCCAAGAGACAACCAGTTTTACTTAATTGCATTTTGTCATGGAGCCAATGAGATGCGTACGTTTAGATTAAGTCGAATAAAAGAAGTTAACTCAACGGGACAATCGTATGAGAAACAAGACTTTGATATCCAAGACTATTTTAACGAGACGTGGTCGATTATAAAAGGTAACCAATCGATTCCTTTTAAAATACGATTTCATTCCAATGTTGCAAGGTATATTAAAGAGGAAGAGCTTTTTGTGCGCCCGAAGCTCACAGATGAGCCAGATGGTAGTTTGCTATTTGAGGTGACTCTCAATGATGATACTGAGTTTTTACAATGGCTAATGAAATACGGGCCAAACGCAGAAATACTAGAGCCAGTTGCTTATCGGGAGAAGATGAAAGAAACGCTTCAGCGGTGGATGAGCATCTATTCATGA